A genomic segment from Acyrthosiphon pisum isolate AL4f chromosome A3, pea_aphid_22Mar2018_4r6ur, whole genome shotgun sequence encodes:
- the LOC100163970 gene encoding elongation of very long chain fatty acids protein AAEL008004, with product MLNTVIEGYNTLMNDYSDKRVNNWFLMSSPFPTMTICLTYAFIVKILGPRLMRDRKPFQLRKTLIVYNLLQVIFSSWIFFEAWDGAWGNGYSLRCEPVDYSTSPAAMRVARGCWWYYFSKFTEFFDTFFFVMRKKYDQVSTLHVIHHGIMPMSVWFGVKFTPGGHSTFFGLLNTFVHIIMYSYYMLAAIGPQMQKYLWWKKYLTVLQMVQFIMVFIHASQLLFTECDYPKAFAWIILLHAVMFYFLFYNFYQQSYKKREDKKKIAQKKKDDDDRAHNRPVDLPAPVSNQNKSFWSSLTSTPCFLPAVTDTDVCEEMYSRPPVNGASCSAFMSDDSFRNRAFVSKSANA from the exons ATGTTGAACACTGTAATCGAAGGGTATAACACCCTAATGAACGATTACAGtg acAAAAGGGTTAATAATTGGTTCCTTATGAGCAGTCCTTTTCCTACCATGACCATATGCCTGACATATGCGTTCATCGTAAAGATTTTGGGACCGAGGTTGATGAGAGACCGCAAACCATTCCAACTGCGAAAAACATTAATCGTTTATAATTTACTGCAAGTCATATTCTCCTCGTGGATCTTCTTCGAAGCATGGGACGGTGCATGGGGCAACGGTTACAGTCTTCGATGCGAACCTGTCGATTACTCCACATCCCCGGCCGCCATGAGA gtaGCTCGAGGTTGCTGGTGGTACTACTTTTCTAAATTCACGGAATTCTTCGATACC TTCTTTTTCGTTATGCGCAAGAAATACGATCAAGTATCCACGCTGCATGTCATCCACCACGGAATCATGCCGATGAGCGTGTGGTTCGGTGTCAAGTTCACACCCG GCGGTCACAGCACGTTCTTCGGGCTGCTCAACACGTTCGTGCACATCATCATGTACTCGTACTACATGTTGGCCGCCATTGGTCCGCAAATGCAAAAGTACCTCTGGTGGAAGAAATACTTGACTGTGCTCCAAatg GTCCAATTCATTATGGTGTTCATCCACGCATCCCAGTTGTTGTTCACTGAGTGCGATTACCCGAAGGCATTCGCTTGGATCATCTTGTTGCACGCCGTCATGTTCTACTTCCTGTTCTATAACTTCTACCAACAATCGTACAAGAAAAGG GAGGATAAAAAGAAGATTGCTCAAAAGAAGAAGGACGACGACGACCGGGCACACAACCGGCCCGTGGACTTGCCGGCACCCGTGTCGAACCAAAACAAATCTTTCTGGTCAAGCCTGACGTCGACGCCATGCTTCCTGCCCGCCGTCACGGACACCGATGTCTGCGAAGAGATGTACTCGCGACCACCTGTCAACGGAGCGTCTTGCAGCGCGTTCATGTCTGACGATTCGTTTCGCAATAGGGCGTTCGTGTCCAAGTCGGCAAACGCGTGA